The nucleotide sequence AGCGGACGCCGTCCGCGGCCTCGATATCCCCGTCGGCGTCGGCGTACGTCCACCCTTCGAGCGGATACGGCGTCACCGACTTGTCGGCGAGATACCCCTCGCGTTCGAGTTCGACGATGGCCCCACACCGCGGACAGTGGTAAGTGACCGGATAGCTCATGTGGGCAGTACGGTACGGAGGGAGTTATACTGTCGGCCGTGGGTCGTCGAGCGACCTCGCCGGTCCCACCTTCGCCCTCGCCAACGGGACGGGAAACGTGAGCGGTAAGCCGTTACCGGGCTTCGACACCCCGGACACGGGGAGCTCGCGTCGGAACCGCGAGCCCCAGTGACCGGCGTCCGAGTGCGTCGACGGATCCCGGTAGCCGGACGAAGCCTTTTGGTTTCGGCCGTCTACCGTCAGTCCGTTGATGAGCGGGCACCGGAACCCGAGCAATGGGGGGAAAACGTGGTGACCGACGGCTTGTCACGCCGAGCGGTGTTGCGGACGGTCGCCACGGGTGTGGCGCTGTCGGGCAGTGCCGGTATCGGTGCCGGGCGAGGGGACCGCTCGGAGTCGTGGCCACCGTCCGGGGATGACGAGACGAACACCGGACGCGCACGGGAACACACGAACCCGGAGCCAGGTGGTGGGGAATCACGGCGGTTTCGAACGGACGGGAACGTCCGCTCGTCGCCCGCCGCGGTCGAGGGGACCGCTATCGGGGAGCACGACGACACCGTCTACGCGACTGGTGGAGGAACGTTGACATCCGCGTCGTCGACGGAACCCCTTTCCCCGGACGGAGAGCTGTTCGCGGAAAGCGATAGTCGAACCGACGGCCCCGCCGGCGACGACGGGCGTCCCGTTCCCGGCGGTGTCGTCGGTGTTTCCGATCCATCGTCTTGGATCGTGCTCGTGCTCGTGTCGGTGAGCGTACTCGCCGCTGGTATTCTGGGAGCCGTCCGCCTCCGGAACCGGGGCCGAGACGACGACGGCCGATCCGACGGGACGCCGCCGGCGACCCCCTCCGGACCGTCCCGATCCACGTCGGGAACGCCGCCTGCCGACGGCGACGTCACCGCAGACGCCCACCTGACCGCCGGCGACCACCTCCGTGCCGACGCCAGGGCGTTGCTCGGCGACGACACCGACCGGGCCCTGACGCTCGCCGAGCAGGCGCGAGTGGCGTACGAAGAGGCCCGACGGATGGCACCGACGCCCGACGCGCGTGCGACCGCCGACGAGCGGATCGAGGAACTCGATGCCATGGTGAGCGAGGCGCCGGCGAACGACACTCCGTCGGTGGCGAAGACACCCGGCTACGCCGCGACCCTCGAAGCGCTCCCGGAGCAGGTCCGCGGCCACGTCGAGGACGGCGTCGGCCGGGACGAGCGGTTCGTCTCCGCCGTCGAGACGCTCGGAACCCTCCGGGCGAACACGTGGCTCGTCCTGACCACCGACCGCCTCGTCGAGGTCGACGACAACCTCTACGACACGACGGAGTCGACCGAGGACGACCCCGCACGCGTCGCGTTCGAATGGTCGGACGACGACCTCCCACGGGTTCGCGTCGCATCCGACGACGGCACGGTCTCGACGTTCGATCTCCGGGCCGCGCCGGATCAGTTCTTCCGGGACCTGATTCGGACGCGTCCCGAACTGTCGGTCGACCCTCCCGAGTCGGTCGACGCGACCGATCCGTCCTCCGTCTCCGACGATACGGAAGCCCCCCGCGACCGTAGCGGGGCGGCGTTGACCGACGCCCGAACCGCCGCGAACGACGGCGCGGTCGACGACGCGCTTGACCGGCGGGCAGCGACGCGGCTGTGTGCCCGACTCGACCGCGCGGAGCGGCGTCTGGAGGAGATCCGGGACGACATCGAAACGGAATCGGTGCCGACGCTACGAACTCGGCTCGACGACGCGACCGAGTCCGTCGACGCCGTTGCGAAGACCGCCGAAAACATGGACGACGATCGGCTACGGACCCGCGTGCCGGCCCTCCGATCGCGGGCGAACTCGTGTCGGGACGCGATCGATCTCCGTGCGTCGGTCGACGACGTCCGGCGGCGCGTCGACGACGCCCTCGACCGCGTCGCGGACGACCCCGCGCAGGCGCGAGAGCAGTTGGTGGCGATCGA is from Haloplanus salinarum and encodes:
- a CDS encoding serine/threonine-protein kinase; its protein translation is MTDGLSRRAVLRTVATGVALSGSAGIGAGRGDRSESWPPSGDDETNTGRAREHTNPEPGGGESRRFRTDGNVRSSPAAVEGTAIGEHDDTVYATGGGTLTSASSTEPLSPDGELFAESDSRTDGPAGDDGRPVPGGVVGVSDPSSWIVLVLVSVSVLAAGILGAVRLRNRGRDDDGRSDGTPPATPSGPSRSTSGTPPADGDVTADAHLTAGDHLRADARALLGDDTDRALTLAEQARVAYEEARRMAPTPDARATADERIEELDAMVSEAPANDTPSVAKTPGYAATLEALPEQVRGHVEDGVGRDERFVSAVETLGTLRANTWLVLTTDRLVEVDDNLYDTTESTEDDPARVAFEWSDDDLPRVRVASDDGTVSTFDLRAAPDQFFRDLIRTRPELSVDPPESVDATDPSSVSDDTEAPRDRSGAALTDARTAANDGAVDDALDRRAATRLCARLDRAERRLEEIRDDIETESVPTLRTRLDDATESVDAVAKTAENMDDDRLRTRVPALRSRANSCRDAIDLRASVDDVRRRVDDALDRVADDPAQAREQLVAIEDDLETIARRVDATGIERFDTTVGTLRERCRTGIDRATELLRNRPPETIPTVANVDVDYAALERQDFLGKGGNADVYLVRTTGTDRTHELAVKEPRMVGTLHTGTVERLMEEAETWDKLDDHDHIVGVVDYDADPLPWIAMEYMDAGDLADRAGELEFDQTLWTAIGVTKGVRHAHRHGIAHLDLKPKNVLFRSVEDGWDVPKVADWGLSKQLLEHSKSLEGLSPQYAAPEQFDESYGSTDDITDVYQLGAVFYELFTGRPPFEGPPTKVMRRVLDEEPTPPSDVASVPSALDDVLLTALEKRKHDRYESALLLRNELRDLRES